One window from the genome of Streptomyces sp. NBC_00708 encodes:
- a CDS encoding phospholipase C, phosphocholine-specific yields the protein MRKPNRRDFIALTAATAAAAAGMSGPQAGRAAAAEARRAPVGETAATGTLKDAKHIVILMQENRSFDHYFGLLKGVRGFSDRSTVELAGGHGVFDQPNGTGRHYPWQLSATQAAGGADPERLAQCSGDLAHDWASQHAAWNHGRMDSWVSAKGLRSLGYLTREDIPFHYALADTWTVCDAYHASGMSATGPNRTYLWSGRISEASKDGGSESGLTWETYAEALEKAAVSWKVYQSTDNYGDNALAYFAQFASAPAGSPLRSKGMSTVPRGTTEPGDVAADICDAIAADVRAGTLPQVSWIVPDQNYSEHPMATPANGAHFVHQVIDALNADPDVFNSTILFLNYDENDGYFDHVPPPTPPAGTADEFIGGTSIGLGFRVPLIAISPWSRGGYVNSQTSDHTSVLRFLEKWTAAIGRPATCPHISAWRRAVCGDLTSMFDFTSPVYGLPALPATATTVDMGQCAGLPNPVPVDNKLPTQEAGTRKARALPYQPTAGLAAFTTSGSSVQANITMANGGSAACHFAVYTNGTQRSGGPWPYTVAPGGSAGDFYNCGPGYGDGLYDLTVLGPNRFLRRFRGNATKAGKDLLVAASVVGVSGTVKLRFTLTNNSAAAVTFTIKANAYRTGGPWTYTVPAGKTVTDDFSALTYGSGWYDHTVTVSSDTTWSQRFVGHLENGLPSVSG from the coding sequence ATGCGCAAGCCAAACCGACGCGATTTCATCGCGCTCACCGCAGCGACGGCGGCAGCCGCGGCAGGGATGAGCGGTCCCCAGGCGGGCCGTGCGGCTGCCGCCGAGGCCCGCAGGGCCCCGGTGGGGGAGACGGCCGCGACCGGGACGCTGAAGGACGCGAAGCACATCGTGATCCTCATGCAGGAGAACCGCAGCTTCGACCACTACTTCGGGCTGCTCAAGGGCGTACGGGGCTTCTCCGACCGCAGCACCGTCGAACTGGCGGGCGGCCACGGCGTCTTCGACCAGCCGAACGGCACCGGCCGCCACTACCCCTGGCAGCTCAGCGCGACGCAGGCAGCCGGGGGCGCCGACCCCGAACGCCTCGCCCAGTGCAGCGGAGACCTCGCCCATGACTGGGCCAGCCAGCACGCGGCGTGGAACCACGGCAGGATGGACTCCTGGGTCTCCGCCAAGGGTCTGCGCTCCCTGGGCTACCTGACCCGCGAGGACATCCCCTTCCACTACGCCCTGGCCGACACCTGGACCGTCTGCGACGCGTATCACGCATCGGGGATGAGCGCGACCGGTCCCAACCGCACCTACTTGTGGAGCGGAAGGATCAGCGAGGCGTCCAAGGACGGCGGCAGCGAGTCCGGGCTGACCTGGGAGACCTACGCGGAGGCGCTGGAGAAGGCCGCCGTCAGCTGGAAGGTCTACCAGTCGACGGACAACTACGGCGACAACGCGCTCGCGTACTTCGCGCAGTTCGCCTCGGCCCCGGCCGGCAGCCCCCTGCGGAGCAAGGGCATGTCCACGGTCCCCCGGGGCACCACCGAGCCCGGCGATGTGGCCGCCGACATCTGTGACGCGATCGCCGCCGACGTACGGGCGGGCACGCTGCCGCAGGTGTCATGGATCGTCCCCGACCAGAACTACTCCGAGCACCCCATGGCGACACCGGCCAACGGCGCCCACTTCGTCCACCAGGTCATCGACGCTCTCAACGCCGACCCCGACGTCTTCAACTCCACCATCCTCTTCCTCAACTACGACGAGAACGACGGCTACTTCGACCACGTTCCGCCGCCCACCCCGCCGGCCGGCACAGCGGACGAGTTCATCGGCGGGACGAGCATCGGCCTCGGCTTCCGTGTACCGCTGATCGCGATCTCCCCCTGGAGCCGGGGAGGTTATGTCAACTCGCAGACCAGCGACCACACATCGGTACTGCGGTTCCTGGAGAAGTGGACGGCCGCGATCGGCAGACCGGCCACCTGCCCCCACATCAGCGCCTGGAGACGCGCGGTGTGCGGCGACCTCACCAGCATGTTCGACTTCACCAGCCCGGTCTACGGCCTGCCCGCCCTGCCGGCCACCGCCACCACCGTCGACATGGGTCAGTGCGCCGGCCTGCCCAACCCCGTACCGGTCGACAACAAGCTGCCCACCCAGGAGGCGGGCACCCGCAAGGCACGGGCCCTGCCCTACCAGCCGACGGCCGGCCTGGCCGCCTTCACCACTTCCGGCAGCTCCGTCCAGGCCAACATCACGATGGCCAACGGGGGCAGTGCGGCCTGCCATTTCGCCGTGTACACCAACGGCACGCAGCGCTCGGGAGGCCCCTGGCCGTACACGGTCGCCCCGGGCGGCAGTGCCGGCGACTTCTACAACTGCGGCCCCGGCTACGGGGACGGCCTCTACGACCTCACCGTCCTCGGCCCCAACCGGTTCCTGCGCCGATTCCGGGGCAACGCCACCAAGGCCGGCAAGGACCTTCTCGTGGCCGCGTCCGTCGTCGGCGTCTCCGGGACCGTCAAGCTCCGTTTCACCCTGACCAACAACAGCGCGGCCGCCGTGACGTTCACCATCAAGGCGAACGCGTACCGCACCGGCGGGCCCTGGACGTACACCGTGCCGGCCGGGAAGACCGTCACGGACGACTTCTCGGCGCTCACCTACGGCTCCGGCTGGTACGACCACACCGTCACCGTGTCCTCGGACACCACCTGGTCGCAGCGGTTCGTCGGCCACCTGGAGAACGGCCTGCCCAGCGTCAGCGGCTGA
- a CDS encoding helix-turn-helix domain-containing protein, whose translation MHVDHLLRLDRLDLSLVWGDETLLGQEIAGVTATDLEDPARFLQPGEVVLSGLVWWSPDGGPGRTNRFVSALRQAGAVALLAGEETHGEVPRELVDACRKHRVALIAVPPQTSFRAVTEAVYLRQWGDLSGRPTSHHALPENVREDLDRALEGGAGAGELLHRAFAHLGAPACHLLTSSGRTVARTGGAARLPAPRAAEELRGGRGTTMRVESESTAFDTWYLHLPEGARVPPRVLEEISGLLGRCRRRLDRHRAAREPAAGRLVAAVGALRPDPERLRGALESCGLAGGPAYTVVTAVLEHGEDGIPALGEALAHLPGAVFAVARGAGDEATAVVAHAREAAAGVGEQLREVWPLIRDCRPQSAWHAGVSGPVGTAADLNGALKQARYALAAARSPARGGTPVVVQGELSGVALLLAGVPSEVRAIYRDTVLGPLLDAGPKSGPMLLDTLRAFLSHDCSWARTAESLHIHVNTVHYRVQRIELLTGRDLSRLDNRLDLRTALLC comes from the coding sequence ATGCACGTCGACCACCTCCTCCGGCTGGACCGTCTGGACCTGTCTCTCGTCTGGGGCGACGAGACGTTGCTCGGCCAGGAGATCGCCGGGGTCACCGCGACGGATCTGGAGGACCCGGCCCGCTTCCTCCAGCCGGGAGAGGTGGTGCTGAGCGGTCTCGTGTGGTGGAGTCCGGACGGGGGGCCGGGCCGGACGAACCGGTTCGTGTCGGCGCTGCGGCAGGCGGGAGCCGTCGCCCTGCTGGCCGGTGAGGAGACGCACGGCGAGGTGCCGCGCGAACTCGTCGACGCCTGTCGCAAGCACCGCGTGGCCCTCATCGCCGTACCGCCGCAGACCAGCTTCCGGGCCGTGACCGAGGCGGTCTACCTGCGCCAGTGGGGCGACCTCAGCGGCCGGCCCACCAGTCATCACGCCCTGCCGGAGAACGTACGCGAGGACCTGGACCGGGCCCTGGAGGGCGGAGCGGGGGCCGGGGAACTGCTCCACCGCGCCTTCGCCCATCTCGGGGCGCCCGCCTGCCACCTGCTCACCAGCAGCGGCCGGACCGTCGCCCGTACCGGCGGCGCGGCGCGTCTGCCCGCGCCCCGGGCCGCGGAGGAGTTGCGCGGCGGACGGGGCACGACCATGCGCGTCGAGTCCGAGAGCACGGCCTTCGACACCTGGTACCTGCACCTCCCCGAGGGGGCACGGGTGCCGCCACGGGTCCTGGAGGAGATATCCGGCCTGCTCGGCAGGTGCCGGCGCCGCCTCGACCGGCACCGGGCGGCGCGCGAGCCCGCCGCCGGCCGGCTCGTGGCCGCCGTCGGCGCCCTGCGCCCGGACCCGGAGCGCCTGCGGGGTGCGCTGGAGTCGTGCGGGCTGGCCGGCGGGCCCGCGTACACCGTGGTGACGGCGGTGCTGGAGCACGGGGAGGACGGCATCCCCGCCCTCGGCGAGGCGCTGGCCCATCTGCCGGGGGCCGTGTTCGCCGTGGCGCGGGGCGCCGGTGACGAGGCGACGGCGGTCGTCGCGCATGCCCGGGAGGCGGCGGCCGGGGTGGGGGAACAGCTGCGCGAGGTATGGCCCCTGATCCGGGACTGCCGCCCGCAGAGCGCCTGGCATGCCGGTGTCAGCGGACCGGTCGGCACCGCCGCTGACCTCAACGGCGCACTGAAGCAAGCCCGTTACGCCCTGGCGGCGGCCCGCTCCCCGGCGCGGGGCGGTACACCGGTCGTCGTGCAGGGTGAACTCAGCGGGGTGGCACTGCTGTTGGCCGGCGTCCCGTCCGAGGTACGCGCGATCTACCGCGACACGGTCCTGGGCCCCCTGCTGGACGCCGGTCCGAAGTCGGGCCCCATGCTCCTGGACACCCTGCGGGCCTTCCTCTCCCACGACTGCTCCTGGGCCCGCACGGCGGAGTCCCTGCACATCCACGTCAACACCGTCCACTACCGCGTCCAGCGCATCGAACTCCTCACGGGCCGCGACCTGTCCCGCCTGGACAACCGGCTCGACCTGCGCACGGCACTGCTCTGCTGA
- a CDS encoding FAD binding domain-containing protein — protein sequence MDLNTITDVRDARLREPWRAGDAWLGGGTYLFSQPQPHLRRLVDLSRLGWEPLTRHADGSLEISATCTIAQLSRYGRRSLHAPAAPLFEQCCRAFLASFKIWNMATVGGNLCNGLPAGPMISLTAALDGTCLLRAQDGSVREAKVADFVRGAGQKDLAEGELLRSVTLPGRALECRTAFRQASLYGLGRSGALVIGTLDPVDGSLAVTVTAATVRPFRFWFPLPPTAGRLRSALDTAVSGAEWFDDIHGLPEWRRHMALRLAEEVRRELTEAPGRDDR from the coding sequence ATGGATCTGAACACGATCACCGACGTGAGGGACGCGCGCCTGCGGGAGCCGTGGCGGGCCGGGGACGCCTGGCTGGGAGGAGGCACGTACCTGTTCTCCCAGCCCCAGCCGCATCTGCGCCGCCTGGTCGACCTGAGCCGGCTGGGCTGGGAACCGCTGACGCGCCACGCCGACGGTTCGCTGGAGATCTCCGCGACCTGCACGATCGCCCAGCTGTCCCGCTACGGCCGCCGCTCGCTGCACGCGCCGGCCGCCCCGCTCTTCGAACAGTGCTGCCGGGCCTTCCTCGCCTCGTTCAAGATCTGGAACATGGCGACCGTCGGCGGAAACCTGTGCAACGGCCTGCCGGCCGGGCCGATGATCTCGCTGACGGCCGCGCTCGACGGCACCTGCCTGCTCCGCGCCCAGGACGGTTCCGTACGTGAGGCCAAGGTGGCCGACTTCGTCCGGGGCGCGGGCCAAAAGGACCTCGCGGAGGGCGAGCTGCTGCGGTCCGTGACGCTCCCCGGGCGGGCGCTGGAGTGCCGCACGGCGTTCCGGCAGGCCTCGCTGTACGGGCTCGGCCGCTCCGGCGCACTTGTCATCGGCACGCTCGACCCGGTGGACGGTTCGCTCGCCGTGACGGTCACCGCCGCCACGGTCCGGCCCTTCCGCTTCTGGTTCCCGCTGCCGCCGACGGCCGGGCGGCTGCGGTCGGCCCTCGACACGGCGGTGTCCGGTGCCGAGTGGTTCGACGACATCCACGGACTGCCCGAGTGGCGCCGGCACATGGCGCTGCGCCTCGCCGAAGAGGTACGCCGCGAACTGACCGAAGCACCCGGAAGGGACGACCGATGA
- a CDS encoding right-handed parallel beta-helix repeat-containing protein, giving the protein MSIRAGHVLFAASVALIGTAVLPAQPALADGSTTYVDCSRSTAGTGTQASPFNSIAQVNGKTYGAGDTLAFASGTTCKGALAPKGSGTASRPVALTRYGSGELPVLNGDGAADAVSLTNQDHWTISYLKLTNPAGSLARRTGLRISATDGKAHTGFDIGNLVIDRVAGQTNKTGAVTEDYVQSGSVVTGATGTNSTLDDVHVHHNTVSNSGGGGLKIRTGSMATKGDGVLVEYNTVKDVGGDGIIVSYADSPLIQYNDASGVGNGVYPFSGGNFAGIWVLGDHNPTIQKNAVYDTTRMSVADSQAFDCDWGNTGYCTIQYNYSRDNIGGFFLDCDGCGTIGGAKQVIRYNISENDCRMSSNSAGRSALHLYNNVLYCTDKKFDVTLPGDSVVENNIFVGTSDSQLPAKPGIQWFWNVFQGVPRPTANGIAGDPQFVAPGTGGSSIHEVDGYKLKATSPALGNGAVITDNGGRDYWGNALSATTKPNRGAYQGPGL; this is encoded by the coding sequence ATGAGTATCAGAGCCGGTCACGTGCTCTTCGCCGCGTCCGTCGCCCTCATCGGCACCGCTGTCCTGCCGGCCCAGCCGGCCCTGGCGGACGGCTCCACGACCTACGTCGACTGTTCGCGATCCACCGCGGGGACCGGCACCCAGGCCAGTCCCTTCAACAGCATCGCCCAGGTCAACGGGAAGACTTATGGGGCCGGCGACACCCTCGCCTTCGCGTCCGGCACCACGTGCAAGGGCGCGCTCGCCCCGAAAGGCAGCGGCACCGCGAGCCGGCCCGTCGCGCTCACCCGCTACGGATCGGGTGAACTGCCGGTCCTGAACGGCGACGGAGCCGCGGACGCGGTCTCGCTGACCAACCAGGACCACTGGACGATCAGTTACCTCAAGCTCACCAACCCGGCCGGTTCCCTCGCCCGGCGCACCGGCCTGCGCATATCCGCCACCGACGGCAAGGCCCACACCGGGTTCGACATCGGCAACCTCGTCATCGACCGTGTGGCCGGCCAGACCAACAAGACCGGTGCGGTCACCGAGGACTACGTCCAGTCGGGAAGCGTCGTCACCGGCGCCACCGGGACGAACTCCACGCTCGACGACGTACACGTGCACCACAACACCGTGAGCAATTCGGGTGGCGGCGGCCTGAAAATCCGTACCGGCTCCATGGCCACCAAGGGCGACGGCGTCCTCGTGGAATACAACACCGTCAAGGACGTCGGCGGAGACGGCATCATCGTCAGCTACGCCGACTCCCCGCTGATCCAGTACAACGACGCGTCCGGCGTCGGCAACGGCGTCTATCCGTTCTCCGGCGGCAACTTCGCCGGCATCTGGGTGCTCGGCGACCACAACCCGACCATCCAGAAGAACGCCGTGTACGACACCACCAGGATGTCCGTCGCCGACAGCCAGGCGTTCGACTGCGACTGGGGCAACACCGGCTACTGCACGATCCAGTACAACTACAGCCGCGACAACATCGGCGGCTTCTTCCTGGACTGCGACGGCTGCGGCACGATCGGTGGCGCCAAGCAGGTCATCCGCTACAACATCTCCGAGAACGACTGCCGGATGAGCAGCAACAGTGCGGGCCGGTCGGCGCTGCACCTGTACAACAACGTCCTCTACTGCACGGACAAGAAGTTCGATGTCACACTCCCCGGGGACAGTGTCGTGGAGAACAACATCTTCGTCGGCACGTCCGACTCCCAGCTCCCCGCCAAGCCGGGTATCCAGTGGTTCTGGAACGTCTTCCAGGGTGTGCCCCGGCCCACGGCCAACGGCATCGCCGGTGACCCGCAGTTCGTCGCACCCGGGACCGGCGGCAGCTCGATCCACGAGGTGGACGGCTACAAGCTGAAGGCCACCTCACCCGCGCTCGGCAACGGTGCCGTCATCACCGACAACGGTGGCCGCGACTACTGGGGCAACGCGCTCTCGGCGACGACGAAGCCCAACCGGGGCGCCTACCAGGGCCCGGGTCTGTAG